A window of Rhodococcus sp. SGAir0479 contains these coding sequences:
- the nusB gene encoding transcription antitermination factor NusB yields MSGTHKKLGARHKARKRAVDFLFEAEARDVDPVELAEERAQLAARDDSVAPVAPYTATVVQGVAENLDRLDQVIASHLQDWTLERLPAVDRAILRIAAWELFHATDVPPVVAVDEAVELAKELSTDDSPGFVNGVLGQIVLVAPQVRAAAAATSQRASTDSGANDDADPEDSES; encoded by the coding sequence GTGTCGGGCACGCATAAGAAACTCGGAGCACGTCACAAGGCCCGCAAGCGGGCCGTCGACTTCCTGTTCGAGGCCGAGGCGCGCGACGTCGACCCGGTGGAACTCGCGGAGGAGCGGGCACAGCTCGCGGCCCGCGACGATTCGGTCGCGCCGGTCGCCCCGTACACCGCGACGGTCGTGCAGGGAGTCGCCGAGAACCTGGACCGGCTGGACCAGGTGATCGCGTCCCACCTGCAGGATTGGACGCTGGAACGGTTGCCGGCGGTCGACCGCGCGATCCTGCGCATCGCGGCGTGGGAGTTGTTCCACGCCACCGATGTCCCGCCGGTCGTGGCGGTGGACGAGGCCGTCGAACTGGCCAAGGAGCTCTCCACCGACGACTCGCCCGGATTCGTCAACGGTGTACTCGGTCAGATCGTCCTGGTGGCCCCGCAGGTGCGCGCCGCCGCTGCCGCGACGTCGCAGCGGGCGTCCACCGACAGTGGTGCGAACGACGACGCCGACCCCGAAGACTCCGAGTCCTGA
- the efp gene encoding elongation factor P: MADTSDFKNGLVLKIEGQLWQILEFQHVKPGKGPAFVRTKIKNVLSGKTVDKTWNAGVKVETATVDRRDMTYLYHDGSDYIFMDGETYDQIPVAEDIVGDGARFLLENMQVQVATHEDAPLFVELPVTVELEVKHTDPGLQGDRSTGGTKPATLETGAEIQVPLFINTGDKLKVDSRDGNYLGRVNS, translated from the coding sequence GTGGCAGATACCAGTGATTTCAAGAACGGCCTCGTGCTGAAGATCGAGGGTCAGCTGTGGCAGATCCTCGAGTTCCAGCACGTCAAGCCCGGCAAGGGTCCGGCCTTCGTCCGTACGAAGATCAAGAACGTGCTCTCCGGTAAGACCGTCGACAAGACCTGGAACGCGGGCGTCAAGGTCGAGACCGCCACGGTCGACCGCCGCGACATGACCTACCTCTACCACGACGGTAGCGACTACATCTTCATGGACGGCGAGACCTACGACCAGATCCCGGTCGCGGAGGACATCGTCGGCGACGGTGCGCGCTTCCTGCTCGAGAACATGCAGGTCCAGGTCGCCACCCACGAGGACGCCCCGCTGTTCGTCGAACTCCCGGTCACGGTCGAGCTCGAGGTCAAGCACACCGATCCCGGTCTGCAGGGCGACCGCTCGACGGGCGGCACCAAGCCTGCGACGCTCGAGACCGGCGCCGAGATCCAGGTCCCGCTGTTCATCAACACCGGCGACAAGCTCAAGGTCGACTCGCGTGACGGCAACTACCTCGGGCGCGTGAATTCCTGA
- the pyrR gene encoding bifunctional pyr operon transcriptional regulator/uracil phosphoribosyltransferase PyrR, with the protein MRMPEGPSSGLPANARELLSPADVGRTVARIAHQIIEKTALDSADASDGAAVEAAPRVVLIGIPTRGTTLAARLADKIEEFTGIRPPVGSLDITLYRDDLRTKPHRPLERTSVPEGGVDNALVVLVDDVLFSGRTVRAALDALRDLGRPRAVQLAVLVDRGHRELPLRADYVGKNVPTARTEDVAVLLAEHDGRDGVVLSSGHAEENEK; encoded by the coding sequence ATGCGTATGCCCGAAGGGCCCTCATCAGGTCTTCCCGCGAACGCTCGCGAACTGTTGTCCCCGGCCGACGTCGGCAGGACCGTCGCCCGTATCGCGCACCAGATCATCGAGAAGACCGCGCTCGACTCGGCCGACGCCTCGGACGGCGCTGCCGTCGAAGCGGCGCCGCGCGTCGTGCTGATCGGAATCCCCACCCGCGGCACCACGCTCGCCGCGCGCCTCGCGGACAAGATCGAGGAGTTCACCGGCATCCGTCCGCCGGTCGGCTCGCTCGACATCACGCTCTACCGCGACGACCTGCGGACCAAGCCGCACCGGCCGCTCGAGCGCACGTCCGTCCCCGAGGGCGGCGTCGACAACGCACTCGTGGTCCTCGTCGACGACGTGCTGTTCTCCGGCCGCACCGTCCGCGCCGCCCTCGACGCGCTGCGCGACCTGGGCCGCCCGCGCGCGGTCCAGCTGGCGGTCCTCGTCGACCGCGGCCATCGCGAGCTGCCGCTGCGCGCCGACTACGTAGGCAAGAACGTGCCCACCGCACGCACCGAGGACGTCGCCGTGCTCCTGGCCGAGCACGACGGACGGGACGGTGTGGTGTTGTCGAGCGGGCACGCAGAGGAGAACGAGAAGTGA
- a CDS encoding M24 family metallopeptidase: MSTESVTAPTAARRARLRELLRERGLDALLVTDLLNIRYLTGFTGSNAALLVAAADEPGTEDRTVVCTDGRYLVQIAEQVPDLRAEIARASAPRLLEAAAEWGFGKLGFESHVVTFDQHAAWSDAAAAVALVRAPRLVEQLREVKDEGEIELLRRACAVADRALADLVARGGLRPGRTEREVGRELESLMFDHGADGISFETIVAAGPNSAVPHHRPTDAVLRSGDFVKLDFGAQVGGYHSDMTRTYVLDRAAAWQRDLYDLVARAQAAGRAALAPGTDVAVVDAAARTVVDDAGYGELFLHGLGHGVGLEIHEAPGIGKLGTGTLLRGAVVTVEPGVYFSGRGGVRIEDTLVVREQEPELLTLTSKDFTIV, encoded by the coding sequence ATGTCGACAGAATCGGTGACCGCTCCGACCGCCGCGCGCCGTGCGAGGCTGCGCGAGTTGCTCCGCGAACGCGGCCTCGACGCGCTGCTGGTGACGGATCTGCTGAACATCCGCTACCTCACGGGGTTCACCGGATCGAACGCGGCGCTGCTGGTCGCGGCGGCCGACGAGCCGGGCACGGAGGACCGGACGGTCGTCTGCACCGACGGGCGGTACCTCGTCCAGATCGCCGAGCAGGTGCCGGACCTGCGGGCCGAGATCGCGCGTGCCAGTGCCCCCCGGTTGCTCGAGGCCGCGGCGGAGTGGGGATTCGGCAAGCTCGGGTTCGAGAGTCACGTGGTGACCTTCGATCAGCACGCCGCGTGGTCCGACGCCGCGGCGGCGGTCGCGCTGGTCCGGGCACCGCGGCTGGTCGAGCAACTGCGGGAGGTCAAGGACGAGGGCGAGATCGAGCTGCTGCGCCGGGCGTGCGCCGTCGCGGACCGGGCGCTCGCCGACCTCGTCGCCCGCGGCGGGCTGCGCCCGGGGCGGACCGAGCGGGAGGTGGGGCGAGAACTCGAATCGCTGATGTTCGACCACGGCGCGGACGGCATCTCGTTCGAGACGATCGTGGCCGCCGGGCCCAACTCGGCCGTCCCGCACCACCGTCCCACCGACGCGGTGCTGCGGTCGGGCGACTTCGTGAAGTTGGACTTCGGGGCGCAGGTCGGCGGCTACCACTCGGACATGACCCGCACCTACGTCCTCGACCGCGCCGCGGCGTGGCAGCGCGACCTCTACGACCTCGTCGCCCGGGCGCAGGCCGCGGGCCGGGCCGCTCTCGCGCCCGGAACCGACGTCGCGGTGGTGGACGCCGCGGCGCGGACGGTCGTCGACGACGCCGGATACGGGGAGCTGTTCCTGCACGGACTCGGGCACGGCGTCGGTCTCGAGATCCACGAAGCGCCCGGGATCGGCAAGCTCGGCACCGGTACACTGCTACGCGGTGCGGTGGTGACCGTCGAGCCGGGTGTGTATTTCTCCGGACGCGGTGGCGTCAGGATCGAGGACACGCTCGTCGTTCGCGAGCAGGAGCCGGAACTCCTCACTCTCACCAGCAAGGATTTCACGATCGTCTGA